Within the Oncorhynchus clarkii lewisi isolate Uvic-CL-2024 chromosome 2, UVic_Ocla_1.0, whole genome shotgun sequence genome, the region CCTTTATGGCAGACCTTCAGAGCATTGTTGCTGGTTCAAGCCCATTTAAATAGTACTGGTGTAGTTTGTTCATACTGTTATTACACAGTGTTCTATTCAGGCCCAGTCCCTAAAGGAAACACCATGTTATCAGTGGCAGGAACTAACTCCCTCAGGTTGGAAGAAACCTACTCTCAACTCGTCATTGTCTTTGCTATCAGAATGTGAACTATAGTCTTGTCTCTGCTCTTCATGCTGCTTCAGTCCTTAacagaacaatatgtctgtcttggttcagagtgtagccagggttaccagaacaatatgtctgtcttggttcagaAGAGTGTAGCCAGATTTAccagaacaatatgtctgtcttggttcagagtgtagccagggttaccagaacaatatgtctgtcttagttcagagtgtagccagggttatcagaacaatatgtctgtcttggttcagagtgtagccagggttaccagaacaatatgtctgtcttggttcagagtgtagccagggttatcagaacaatatgtctgtcttggttcagTGTATCCAGGGTTAccagaacaatatgtctgtcttagttcagagtgtagccagggttatcagaacaatatgtctgtcttggttcagagtgtagccagggttatcagaacaatatgtctgtcttggttcagagtgtagccagggttatcagaacaatatgtctgtcttggttcagagtgtagccagggttaccagaacaatatgtctgtcttggttcagaAGAGTGTAGTCAGGGTTAccagaacaatatgtctgtcttggttcagtgtagccagggttaccagaacaatatgtctgtcttggttcagagtgtagccagggtaaccagaacaatatgtctgtcttggttcagTGTAGCCAGGATTAccagaacaatatgtctgtcttgATTCAGAATGTAGCCAGGGTTATcagaacaatatgtctgtcttggttcagagtgtagccagggtaaccagaacaatatgtctgtcttgATTCAGAATGTAGCCAGGGTTAccagaacaatatgtctgtcttggttcagtgtagccagggttaccagaacaatatgtctgtcttgATTCAGAATGTAGCCAGGGAACCGTTTTTAGTGGACCTTACAGTGTCAAAAATCCTTTGGTCTCCTCAGCCTTCGGTGACAGCTAGCCTCTCAGCGGGTTGCTAACGCTCACGGTCCACTCTGTCTGTCGCGTCTGTCACTCCAAGATGTGACAGCGGACTTCCTGGGGTCAGACaaggctctctgtgtgtgtgtgtcagacagacagtttCTGTCTGTCTCGAGGCGAGACAGCATGCTGTCATCACCAAATCTGAATTAAACAATAATAACAAACTGACCTGGTGAGAAAAACTGAAAATTAAAAAGTGCTGTCAGGTTTTTCTAGGCCATATATTTCCATGTACTGTGTCACTGACTGTGTAAATAGGATGGGCCAGCAACCAACACTGCTCCCTGGAATATGTACGAATCATAGCCTATTAGCCCGTAAaggattttttaaataaatgcttTAAAATGCACTTTCTATTCCCGAAGGCCACAAAATGTCTCATTTCCATCCGTCTTTCAATTAGCAACTCATTGGGCGAGTTACAGGGACCTATCCAGCCCTACttatcagtgcagatgaaggcgAGGATACTGTTGGTGAACAGACCTTACAGCCCATTAATCACTACTCTGACTGATCAATAAAGTGCCAAAGTGGAGCTATAACCAGCTGACACAGCACTAACCCTGAGGACCGGAAACAACCCATTACCCTGCTGCTTGTAATCCAATCTGCCTGCCAGATAAACCCAGCTCCATCTCAACcagccctctctgtctctcagcctTTTGGCTGAACTGGTTCACCCAGTTCAAATCACAGCACGCCAGGCCAGCCGGCTAAATGACTCCAACTAATACATTCACTCAGAATCACTGCAAACAGGTGACTAATTTTAGTGTGGCCTTTCTCTGGCCCTGTTAATCATGTTAAGTACTTAGTAATGGTAAATACATCTCTGGTGGTACTGTGACACCAGTATTAGTCATCGTCGGCCGTGGCGAGGAACACAGTGTAATTAGATACAAATTTTATTGAGAAAAAGGTCTGATGAACAAAGACATTTTCCATAGAGATAAGAACAGACTGTACATGCAGCACTGCAACAGAGAGAGCATGGCTGATACAAAGGGTATTTAAGATTAAGTCAACACACGAGTTAGAGGAAAGTTTGGTCAAAACTAGTGTTTAGGGATAGAATGCAACATAAATCACAGAATCCCTTCTCTAGATTGTAGAATCATAAGAGGCCCAGTGcattcagtcagtgttctaccaCTTTAGAACCAGCACAACCAATGGAATGTGATGTTACAGTGTAGTGAACCCCCCCTCCCCTTCATGTGAAATCAATGacagtttatttaactaggcaagtcagttaacagcCTACCCCGGaaaatgctgggccaattgtgcgccgccctatcatggcgatacagcctggaatcaaaagagggtctgtagtgacacctctagcactgagatgctgcgCCAGTAGTGGATGAATGAAGTGGAAACAAGAGTAGCTCTACGTTTGCTTACACAGCTCAGTGTAGACGTACAATTTGACAAAAAGGACAGGCGACAGATGGCAGTGTTCCGGAGCTAAAATAAGATGTTCCTTTTGACGTTCCTTTGGTCTGAGTAGCAGACAGAGTCACAGAGGAGCAGTATGTGTTCTGGTTCAATCATATCTCCCAGGCACCTTAACAAAGGAGACAGGTCAACAACTACATTCATGATattgcactttgtgacatctgctaatgtaaaaagggctttatacatttgattgatattcGGTGGCATCATGATATGTGAATTAGATACAAAATGATCTAATTTATGTGTACATATAAAAAGTCATGTCCTTAGAGCCACTGCTGTACTGTTGATGGGTAAATAGGATGAGTCATTAGGACATTCCCATGTCATCTCACATGTTACAGCATATTATAATATCTCCAACGCCCAAAAACAGCAGGTGTAGAAAACTAGCAGAACAAAAGAAACAGTAACATATTACAGTATTAATACAAAAACAGAATAACTAAGCAATGTAATATGGCTGTTCTGAACAAGGCACAGCAGTAGTATTTCTTAACAGACCAATAATATAAACAGGCACAACAAAGACATCAGTCAGTTAGTGTCACTTCCTTTTACCTCACTACATCAAGTTACCTCACGGTTAAAGTACAGTTTAGTTCATTTCTTAGCAGTTGAAATATTAGTGAACACAATATACACAGTGTAGAAATGCTATGATGTTTCAAGCAGATTTACATTAAGAGATGTACAAATAGGTGCAATTAGAAAACAATATTTTCTATCAAAATGTAACAGTGAATTCAGACTTCATTATGGGGCATCTCTGGTGTCCTTTCACCAGATGTGGAGCCTGCATACTAAACTGTGTCTAACAGTGCAGTGCTTGGTGGAGTGACGCACAGTTGTATTTCTAGTGCAGACTGACCAACAGTCATATCCTTCACTGACAGTACACACCCTTTACAGGAGACAGGACAGTTAAATGGAACCAGGACTCAGTGTTCTTGcagcagccctccctccctccctcagaggTCTTGTGTTAGAACAGGGATGTCTATCTCTATGCCAGACATGCGTGAGCGTGTGGAGTAGCGGTGGCCTACGTAGCTGGGGGCGTAGCCCACCTGAGAGGGGGCATAACTCTGGGACAGGGCATAGCTGTAAGCCTGGTTCTGCCCCACCTCTGACCCATACCCATCCGGGGCTGACATCTGGGACATATAGACCTGCTGAGGCTGCTGGGCCAGTGGGGCTACGCTCTGAGGGTAGCCCTGGGAGGGAGCGTAGGGCTGGGCATCCATCACAGTGGGGACGTACCCCTGTGGAGGGAAGGTCTGAGGGGGTCCGTAGACAGGGGAGGGGGGGTACCCATTGGCTGTGAGGGGCTGGGTGGAGAGGGAGTTAGGAAGTGTGGGGAGAGGCAGCCAGAAGGGAGAGGGTAGCTTCTTACACATGCAGTACCACATGAACATCAGCAGGGCGGCGAGCATGAGGCCGCCGGAACAGCCGATGGCCACGTAGACCGCGAACCCGTCTGAGAAGATGCGGTCGTACTTGATGTTCATCTCTTTAGTCCGGAACAGGAACCACACGGAAGGTGCCAGGGCGATAGCACCGCCCAGGAACAGGAACATCCCGGCCACTAGGTGGCAGCCTGCGCTGTTGACCAGACAGCGGGTACTCTTGATGTCTGTCTCAGCCTTATCAGAGCAGCAGCAGGTCTTAGACATGCCTGCCATACACAGCACCAGGGCCAGGGAGCCAAACAGTAGCCCAGTCGGCAGGCAGAACTGGAGCAGTCTCAGGTCCAACTGGTCCACTTTAGAATACCACTGTGGGGAAAAGGAATAAATGAGAAGTGATTTATGCAAATCTCAAATGACAACCTgtttcctgtatagtgcactactttagagcccTATGTGGCAGCGCACCATATGGGGGGAATATGGGATGCTGTATGTCCTTATGATTGTGCGATCATCAGACCCGTACCTCTGAGTCGTAGTAGTAGCAGCCAGAGTAGCCATCTTGTTTCACACACTTGGCCCACAGGCCATCATAGACACTGATGTTCTTGGCGTTTTTGTTGAAGTTGACAAGTCGTGTCACTCGCCACTGTGGGATCAGCGCCGCCACAGCGATGCCGCCCACGGAGATGAAGGCGATGATGAAGGAGAAGGCATTGGTGGCGTGGATGTCCCGGCACGACATAGTCGCAGACAGGAGGTGATGTCAACAGGACTTCCTGTTCTTTTggataaagagagaaagggaaaacgAGGGAGATCAGTACTCAGTCAGATGAACTGATCATCCAGATTTAGAGGCCTGTTTAGCTCTGAATATAAATAGAAGTGACATAGCACTTCCTATTCTGCATGGCAGGGAGACCTTTCTGCTTGAAAACAATCCACAGCATTACACTGTACTCTTAAACAGCATCAAAGTTTACGCCACTGAGGGAGGTGACCCAGCTACAGGCAAACCCCTTATATGTTCCTATTCACTAACACAGTTGACCTAGAATCTGCATGTGACTGAAAACAATGCTCTCATTTCATTGGAACTCAGACACTTACAAACTAAGCCTATTAGGCAAGTACTGTAGTACTACTCCATAACAGGGTCTGTCCAGAAAAACAATGGACAATAGACTGGACTACCCTTTACTACCGTTGACAATGGTTGTTGCGCCGTAATGCTTCTCAATGCAGTAAACTCAATTGTCTCAAAGTAGAACCCGTTATTTACCAATGTGTAACTGGCTCACTATGTTTACAGCGCTGGAATATAACGTTAACTTACTGTGTGGATGTTCTACGGAGCAGACTAGCATAACATGACAGACACGTAATAAGAATTCAGTAGTGAATGCGTGTAGTCAGTGCGCAGCTAGCTAATTAGCTATAATTCAATTAGCTAGTTAGCCTACTACCTTACTTTAGTGGTTCTCCCCGTATGCTTGTGAAGTTGTGGATATGTAATTTAGCTGTGATGTCTTCTACATGTAGCTGTTCAAACAATGTTGATACAAGCTAGCAATCATTACCCAGCTgactagctagttaacgttagctagaaaCCTGTTGCGCCCTGGATTGTCGAAAAGATGGGACTAGCTATCTAAACGCTAGAGCTCAACTGAGTCTATGAAAAAGAGTGGTCGAACTTCATACCTTTGATTTTTGTAACGTTAACGCGTTTATTAGGGCGAAATCGCAGCCATTCCAATTCGTTGTTGAGTTTTTCAGTTCCAAGGAGCTGCTTCCCGTCCGTAGCGCACTCGCTTCTTGCGCGTCCCCGTGGTTGGCAAGAGAATGTGACGTCACCCGCTCATTCATATTCACATTGTACTGGCCTTGGTCTGTGAGGTTGACTGATGATGACAGACAGCGCACTTTATTCAGTTTATATGAATATACATGGTtggatgatttaaaaaaatatatatacaaaaaaatagagaaaataaTGAATAATGACCTTTCTTTCTAATGTCTTGCAGGGTGATGTCCAGATCCACATGATCTATAAATCAGCAGGACAAGAGGCAGCAGCATACTTCCTTCCTATTGGTAAGGTATCTGCTGTAAGAGTTATGAGGGGTGGATTCAATTAACAAACTATTGGAAaactgacaaataaaataaatattgcaAAACTATTAGTTCTGGCCACACAATCTGATTGGTCACCATGAGTTGCAGCTGAACCAATATCCAGTATCAGAGCCGTAGGCCTATAGAAACACATAAGTCTGAGTAAACATAATATAGAACTGCATAGCTTGGTTACTGTTAGATGTGGAGAACGTTATAGTGAATGTTATAACCCTATACGCTAACAAACAATAATACGCTAACCctcctttgtttttgtttttccccAGTTGACCTCCCAGAGCCTCCTTTCCCCAGCCCTCCATTTCCTGGGTCAAAGGTCGTCCACAGGAGGAAGAAAAGACAGGTGAGTGAGAACTGTAGAAGGCCCCAGGTTTTCCTCCTGCTATCCCTATGGTCACAGTTATGGAGGAGTCATAATTTACTGTAACTGGGGAAGGAATGCTGAGAAAGGAGTCATCTTGAGTTCagtcgtgtgtgtggtgtgtgtgtgtggttgagagagtgtgtgtgtactatataaTCGTGCATGCttatgtgtgtctgtatgagcGTGTTGGAGATAATTAAATAGTGCTCTGCGTGTTCTTCACGTTGTTGACTTTGCATTCTGTATGTTAATTCACTGAGGTAGAAATGAAGGTGATTTCCTTGTCAcccctctcatcctcttcttATAAAATATTCACCATGTGAGTGAAGGTTGTTCTCTGTGGCTCCTCATCCTCCACTGCCTGCAGACAGACAAACTGGTGTGGATgtgtctgcatctctctctctctctctctctgttctcttgctttttctctctttctctcctgagAGCTAAATAGGCAGGGTTTACAGGAAAGCACAGACAGACCTGATGCGGTTGAAACATTCCATCATCCCAGCATCATTCTTCCTGTTTCTATGATGTATTTTGGTGGAAACAGTCATCATACAAATATAATGTTtgtacagtaagagagagagtttTAATGCGTGTGTGTTAGATCCATTGAGGCTTACAGTCTGGTCCGTGTTGCTCTCGTAGGCCCCGCGGGTTGGGGGCAGTGTGGCCGAGGAGACCAAGTACATCGAGCTGATGGTGATCAACGACCATCTGATGGTGAGAGCagtccatctgtgtgtgtttatgattgtgtgtgtgtgctctttctTTCACTGATGTTACCCCCAATAAAGAAGCCAAGGGTTCAGGTATAAGACtgacgatctctctctctctctctctctctctctctctctctctctctctctctctctctctctctctctctctctccagtataaAAAGCATCGTCTCTCTGTTGGTCAGACAAATAACTACGCTAAGTCTGTGGTCAATATGGCTGATATGGTAAGTTACCTAACATAATCTTTTTGGTATTGGATATTTTGAGCTACATGAGCCTAGAGACAGTAGACTAATCTGGTCTTTAGAATCTCAACCGATCAAGGGCGGAATCTTCAGTGTCACCGTCTGCAACGATAACTGGTCTCCTCAGCCTCGTCTGTCTGCTGTGCTGCTGAAATCTGATAGGCCCGTTGCAGAGGACAGGGTCACATTTGAAAGCTGATAGGCTGGTGGAAAAGGGTCATATCTGTTTGCGTGCCCTTGATATTTAGTGATGACATAAAAAGGatgctacagtgccttgtgaaagtattcggcccccttgaactttgcgaccttttgccacatttcaggcttctaacataaagatataaaactgtatttttttgtgaagaatcaacaacaagtgggacacaatcatgaagtggaacgacatttattggatatttcaaacttttttaacaaatcaaaaactgaaaaattgggcgtgcaaaattattcagcccccttaagttaatactttgtagcgccaccttttgctgcgattacagctgtaagtcgcttggggtatgtctctatcagttttgcacatcgagagactgacattttttcccattcctccttgcaaaacagctcgagctcagtgaggttggatggagagcatttgtgaacagcagttttcagttctttccacagattctcaattggattcaggtctggactttgacttggccattctaacacctggatatgtttatttttgaaccattccattgtagattttgctttatgttttggatcattgtcttgttggaagacaaatctccgtcccagtctcaggtcttttgcagactccatcaggttttcttccagaatggtcctgtatttggctccatccatcttcccatc harbors:
- the LOC139420676 gene encoding claudin-12-like yields the protein MSCRDIHATNAFSFIIAFISVGGIAVAALIPQWRVTRLVNFNKNAKNISVYDGLWAKCVKQDGYSGCYYYDSEWYSKVDQLDLRLLQFCLPTGLLFGSLALVLCMAGMSKTCCCSDKAETDIKSTRCLVNSAGCHLVAGMFLFLGGAIALAPSVWFLFRTKEMNIKYDRIFSDGFAVYVAIGCSGGLMLAALLMFMWYCMCKKLPSPFWLPLPTLPNSLSTQPLTANGYPPSPVYGPPQTFPPQGYVPTVMDAQPYAPSQGYPQSVAPLAQQPQQVYMSQMSAPDGYGSEVGQNQAYSYALSQSYAPSQVGYAPSYVGHRYSTRSRMSGIEIDIPVLTQDL